A window of the Lolium perenne isolate Kyuss_39 chromosome 7, Kyuss_2.0, whole genome shotgun sequence genome harbors these coding sequences:
- the LOC127311781 gene encoding uncharacterized protein: MAFQSPVNSPFDCVLLDLDDTLYPGGTGIGPALKRNIDEFLIARFGLAPERAASLRVELFRTHGSTLAGLIALGHDVHPDEYHSYVHGMLPYDMIVADPRLAALLESIPQRKILFTNSDRAHTKKALERLGVGEACFDAVVCFETMNPHLFVEANEDDDGANADRAVVVLKPSVDAIVAALRVAGTDPHRTLFLDDNERNIAAGKALGLCTALVGKSARSKEADYALGSIGNLRQAIPEIWGAVVDELQTGHNIEKNISTRDDLDSITLHTSIQA, from the exons ATGGCTTTCCAGTCCCCTGTGAACTCCCCTTTCGACTGCGTCCTCCTAG ATCTGGACGACACCCTGTACCCGGGCGGCACCGGCATTGGGCCGGCGCTGAAGCGCAACATCGACGAGTTCCTCATCGCCAGGTTCGGCCTCGCGCCGGAGAGGGCGGCCTCCCTCCGCGTGGAGCTCTTCCGCACCCACGGCAGCACCCTCGCCGGCCTCATC GCGCTCGGCCACGACGTGCACCCGGACGAGTACCACAG CTACGTGCACGGGATGCTCCCCTACGACATGATCGTCGCGGACCCGCGCCTCGCGGCGCTGCTGGAGAGCATCCCGCAGCGCAAGATC CTGTTTACGAACTCGGATCGCGCGCACACGAAGAAGGCGCTGGAGAGGCTGGGCGTCGGGGAGGCCTGCTTCGATGCCGTCGTGTGCTTCGAGACCATGAACCCGCACCTCTTCGTTGAGGCTAACGAAGACGATGATGGTGCCAACGCCGACCGCGCGGTTGTGGTCCTGAAACCGTCCGTCGATGCCATCGTCGCGGCCCTGCGTGTCGCCGGCACAGACCCACATCGAACG CTCTTCCTTGACGACAACGAGAGGAACATCGCCGCAGGGAAGGCTCTCGGCCTGTGCACAGCGCTG GTGGGCAAGAGTGCAAGGAGCAAGGAGGCGGACTATGCCCTGGGAAGCATTGGCAACCTCCGGCAAGCCATCCCGGAGATCTGGGGCGCCGTTGTCGATGAGCTGCAGACCGGCCACAACATCGAGAAGAACATAAGCACGAGGGACGACCTAGACTCCATCACCCTGCACACGTCAATCCAGGCTTGA